One window of Arthrobacter oryzae genomic DNA carries:
- a CDS encoding MFS transporter — protein sequence MLPTQDNPQPEAWAGHPKGSPAYGRLLAGLAFAGVATFAQLYSTQAVLPIMASDLQISAAEAALTISLATVGLAVTVIPWSFLADRIGRIRAMTLGITAATVLGLLVPLAATFPVLLGLRLLEGMALGGIPAIAIAYLNEEVHKAHAALAAGSYVAGTTLGGLAGRLVAGPVGELWGWRAAALAVSVLAAVAAVLFLLLVPKARGFTPARASGFRGAARTLAGHLRNPRLLALYVQAFLLIGGFVAVYNYLGFRLSGDPFGLPATVISLIFVAYLSGTATSRLSGTLTLRFGRRTILLAGIALMAAGLALTLTQLLVLILAGLLVFTGGFFAAHSIGAGWTGGIAATGRAQAASLYNLAYYLGSSAIGWAGGLVFQSFGWTALALTVIGLACTTAVITAVVHPASGAGQTRTRQTRTGETRTAQDGQAS from the coding sequence ATGCTGCCAACGCAGGACAATCCACAACCTGAAGCGTGGGCGGGCCATCCGAAGGGTTCGCCGGCCTACGGACGGCTACTGGCGGGGCTTGCGTTCGCCGGAGTAGCAACCTTCGCGCAGCTCTATTCCACCCAGGCCGTGCTGCCGATCATGGCCTCGGACCTGCAGATCTCGGCGGCCGAAGCGGCGCTCACCATCTCCCTGGCCACGGTAGGGCTCGCCGTCACCGTGATCCCGTGGTCATTCCTGGCAGACCGAATCGGCCGGATCCGCGCCATGACCCTGGGGATAACGGCCGCGACCGTACTGGGCCTGCTGGTTCCTTTGGCCGCCACTTTTCCAGTCCTGCTTGGCCTGAGGTTGCTCGAGGGCATGGCGTTGGGCGGGATACCGGCAATCGCCATTGCCTACCTGAACGAGGAAGTCCACAAGGCGCACGCCGCCTTGGCCGCCGGAAGCTACGTCGCGGGCACCACGCTGGGCGGGCTGGCAGGACGGCTGGTTGCGGGTCCCGTGGGCGAACTGTGGGGGTGGCGGGCCGCAGCGTTGGCCGTCTCGGTCCTGGCCGCCGTTGCCGCCGTCCTGTTCCTGCTCCTGGTGCCCAAGGCGCGCGGCTTCACGCCCGCACGCGCCAGCGGATTCCGCGGGGCGGCCAGGACGCTGGCCGGCCATCTCCGCAATCCCCGCCTGCTGGCCCTCTATGTGCAGGCGTTCCTGCTCATAGGCGGCTTTGTTGCCGTGTACAACTACCTCGGATTCCGGTTGTCCGGTGATCCGTTCGGGCTGCCGGCCACGGTGATCAGCCTCATCTTCGTGGCATACCTCTCCGGGACGGCGACCTCCCGGCTGTCCGGCACCCTCACGCTGAGGTTCGGACGGCGCACCATCCTGCTGGCCGGTATTGCACTGATGGCCGCAGGCCTGGCCCTGACATTAACGCAATTGCTGGTGCTGATCCTGGCAGGACTCCTGGTTTTCACCGGAGGGTTCTTCGCGGCCCACAGCATCGGGGCAGGCTGGACCGGCGGAATCGCCGCCACGGGAAGGGCCCAGGCCGCCTCGCTGTACAACCTGGCCTACTACCTTGGCTCCAGCGCGATCGGATGGGCCGGCGGCCTGGTGTTCCAGTCATTCGGCTGGACTGCCCTGGCCCTGACGGTCATCGGCCTGGCATGTACGACGGCGGTGATCACCGCCGTCGTACATCCGGCGTCAGGCGCCGGTCAAACGCGCACAAGGCAAACGCGCACGGGGGAAACGCGCACAGCACAAGACGGGCAGGCCAGCTAG
- a CDS encoding pirin family protein produces the protein MTNLEVSPKEELCPPGQPGGYTGNGPCLQLWPAREVPLGGVRAMNVLRTLPQRGLPTVGAWCFLDSFGPDRIAMSVLPHPHTGLQTVTWPLAGNIRHRDSVGSDVIVRPGELNIMTAGRGVSHSEFAVLPQRPAPGTEGGAGTSDAGTELPLQRGLQLWVALPDGERHRAPAFEQHRDLPEAGGDGFTATVMVGSFAGVASPATMYSPIVGADITCTGTVTLPLNPEFEHAVLVLDGGITLDGQDVPPGPLGYLGTGRRRLELEALPDTRFILLGGEPFEEELLMWWNFVGRTHDEVAQARQDWEAQGDLPDPDAEASRFGLVRGHGPEAGTEAGRIPAPHLPGVRLRPRTRS, from the coding sequence GTGACGAACCTTGAAGTGAGCCCCAAAGAAGAACTGTGCCCGCCGGGACAGCCCGGAGGCTACACGGGAAACGGCCCGTGCCTGCAGTTGTGGCCGGCACGGGAAGTTCCGCTCGGAGGCGTACGTGCCATGAACGTCTTGCGGACCCTTCCGCAACGGGGCCTCCCCACCGTTGGCGCATGGTGCTTCCTTGACAGTTTCGGCCCGGACCGCATCGCCATGTCCGTCCTGCCGCACCCGCACACCGGCCTGCAGACAGTGACGTGGCCGCTCGCGGGGAACATCAGGCACCGCGACAGCGTGGGCAGCGACGTCATCGTGCGTCCGGGCGAGCTCAACATCATGACGGCGGGCCGTGGCGTCTCCCACTCCGAGTTCGCCGTGCTGCCGCAGCGGCCGGCTCCTGGCACGGAGGGCGGGGCCGGAACGTCCGACGCCGGAACGGAGCTGCCGCTGCAGCGAGGCCTGCAGTTGTGGGTCGCCCTTCCGGACGGCGAGCGCCACCGGGCCCCGGCGTTCGAGCAGCACCGCGACCTCCCGGAAGCGGGCGGAGACGGCTTCACCGCAACAGTGATGGTGGGGAGCTTCGCCGGAGTGGCATCTCCGGCCACCATGTATTCGCCGATTGTCGGTGCGGACATCACCTGCACCGGAACCGTCACCCTGCCTCTCAACCCCGAGTTTGAGCATGCAGTGCTGGTGCTCGACGGCGGCATCACCCTCGACGGTCAGGACGTCCCGCCGGGCCCGCTGGGCTACCTCGGCACGGGCCGCCGCCGCCTGGAGCTTGAGGCGCTGCCGGACACGCGATTCATCCTGCTGGGCGGGGAACCGTTCGAGGAGGAGCTGCTGATGTGGTGGAATTTCGTGGGCAGGACGCACGATGAAGTGGCACAGGCCCGCCAGGACTGGGAGGCGCAAGGGGACCTTCCGGACCCGGACGCAGAAGCCTCACGGTTCGGGCTGGTCCGCGGACACGGGCCGGAGGCCGGAACCGAAGCCGGGCGCATTCCTGCTCCTCACCTGCCGGGTGTCCGGCTCCGCCCCCGTACGCGTTCCTGA
- a CDS encoding trans-sulfuration enzyme family protein, whose translation MLSPDSLAVHAGRSGLTEQGVHALPIDLSTTAPLPSVQDGGRAYEQMATGGMHLEGQSTVYQRLWNPTVARFEEGVALLEGAPEAVAFATGMAALSAVLLATVAAGKRHVVAVRPLYGGSDHVLASGVLGTEVTFTTAAGVRAALRPDTGLVIVETPANPSLELVDIAQLVRDADGVPLLVDNTFASPVLQQPLVHGATLVLHSATKFLGGHGDAMGGVVAASPEWTRRLRQVRAVTGGILTPWPAYLLHRGLATLPVRVRAQQATAHKVAAALAGHGLVKAVHYPGLPECDPLGLVGTQMSGPGSLLAFELASAGHAERIPAAVRMITHAVSLGGVDTLIQHPAGLTHRPVAAEAKPHAGLLRLSVGLEDAADIVADLKQAIEGTR comes from the coding sequence GTGCTTTCTCCCGATTCACTGGCTGTCCATGCAGGCCGCAGCGGCCTGACCGAACAAGGCGTGCACGCCCTGCCGATCGACCTGTCGACCACGGCGCCCCTTCCATCCGTGCAGGACGGTGGCCGGGCGTACGAGCAGATGGCCACCGGCGGAATGCACCTGGAGGGCCAGAGCACCGTCTACCAGCGCCTCTGGAACCCCACCGTTGCCCGCTTCGAGGAGGGCGTGGCCCTCCTGGAAGGCGCGCCGGAGGCGGTGGCCTTCGCCACGGGGATGGCTGCGCTCTCGGCCGTCCTGCTCGCGACAGTGGCGGCGGGCAAAAGGCACGTGGTGGCGGTGCGGCCGCTGTACGGCGGGAGCGACCACGTGCTCGCCTCGGGCGTCCTGGGTACCGAGGTGACGTTTACCACCGCAGCCGGGGTCCGCGCGGCCCTGCGTCCGGACACGGGACTGGTGATCGTGGAGACGCCCGCCAATCCCAGCCTGGAACTCGTGGACATCGCGCAGCTTGTGCGGGATGCTGACGGCGTCCCCCTCCTGGTGGACAACACCTTCGCGAGCCCTGTGCTCCAGCAGCCCCTGGTTCACGGTGCCACGCTGGTGCTGCACAGTGCCACCAAGTTCCTCGGCGGCCACGGGGATGCCATGGGCGGGGTGGTGGCGGCTTCGCCGGAGTGGACCAGGCGGCTCCGCCAGGTCCGGGCCGTGACCGGCGGCATCCTGACTCCCTGGCCCGCGTATCTGCTCCACCGCGGCCTGGCCACGCTTCCCGTGCGCGTCCGTGCGCAGCAGGCCACAGCCCACAAGGTTGCCGCGGCCCTGGCCGGGCACGGACTTGTGAAGGCGGTCCATTACCCGGGGCTTCCCGAGTGCGATCCGTTGGGACTGGTGGGGACGCAGATGTCAGGTCCGGGCTCCCTGCTGGCGTTTGAGCTGGCCAGTGCCGGGCATGCAGAGAGGATCCCGGCAGCAGTCCGGATGATCACCCACGCCGTCTCCCTTGGCGGTGTCGACACCCTCATCCAGCATCCGGCCGGCCTGACTCACCGGCCCGTTGCCGCGGAGGCAAAGCCCCATGCCGGGCTGCTCCGGTTGTCCGTGGGACTGGAGGACGCCGCGGATATTGTGGCGGACCTTAAACAGGCCATCGAGGGAACGCGCTAG
- a CDS encoding LysR family transcriptional regulator: MDIEHKQLAQLLPLLPVLSELGRTQHVTETAELLGMPQSTVSRALARASAVVGTELLIRDGRGVRLTPAAKALLPYIDAALNEFRTGLDLVRHESEVVRGRIAVAFQHTFGEATLPLLINAFHRRHPQTAFDLSQGARDGCLAELAAGTADLALTAPVATAGRSIGSAALYREPLRLVVHHEHPLAGRKSARLEDIRHDPFVAMGHGYGMRSLTDVLFREAGFRPRIAFESQDSHTVRGLVSAGLGVSILPSGGQAPGRTVTPDTGNLGWVEVPLDSGLAFREIGLAWRERRSGHDSEPDQVGLFREMVLAEGPALLAGLIRARSGG; encoded by the coding sequence ATGGACATTGAGCACAAGCAGCTCGCGCAGCTGCTGCCCTTGCTTCCCGTCCTGTCGGAACTGGGGCGTACCCAGCACGTAACCGAAACAGCAGAACTGCTGGGCATGCCCCAGTCCACCGTCAGCCGGGCACTCGCCCGCGCCAGCGCCGTGGTGGGCACCGAACTGCTCATCCGCGATGGCCGGGGAGTCCGGCTGACGCCCGCGGCCAAAGCACTGCTGCCTTATATCGACGCGGCGCTCAACGAATTCCGGACCGGGCTGGACCTGGTGAGGCACGAATCCGAGGTGGTGCGGGGCAGGATCGCTGTGGCATTCCAGCACACCTTCGGCGAGGCGACGCTGCCGCTGCTGATCAACGCGTTCCACCGTCGCCACCCGCAGACGGCATTCGACCTCAGCCAGGGTGCGCGGGACGGCTGCCTCGCGGAACTCGCGGCCGGGACGGCCGACCTTGCCCTGACAGCGCCCGTCGCCACCGCGGGCCGCAGCATCGGCTCAGCTGCGCTGTACCGGGAACCGCTGCGGCTGGTGGTGCACCATGAACATCCGCTGGCCGGCCGGAAGAGCGCGCGGCTTGAGGACATCAGGCACGATCCCTTCGTGGCGATGGGGCACGGCTACGGCATGCGCTCCCTGACGGATGTCCTGTTCCGCGAGGCTGGCTTCCGCCCGCGCATCGCCTTCGAAAGCCAGGACTCCCACACGGTCCGGGGGCTTGTGTCCGCCGGGCTTGGCGTCAGCATCCTGCCGTCCGGCGGCCAGGCTCCCGGCCGGACGGTAACTCCGGATACGGGGAACCTTGGCTGGGTGGAGGTGCCGCTGGACTCGGGACTCGCCTTCCGTGAAATCGGACTGGCATGGCGTGAACGCCGCAGCGGCCATGACTCCGAGCCGGACCAGGTCGGGTTGTTCAGGGAAATGGTCCTGGCCGAGGGGCCGGCACTGCTTGCGGGACTCATCCGGGCACGGTCCGGAGGCTGA
- a CDS encoding nitronate monooxygenase, whose translation MTGAIFGTPIIAAPMAGGTSTPGFVQAVDRAGGLGFLAAGYKTVESMQTDMREVRSAGARFGMNLFVPDRSQLDPPPLVRQQLEDYRRSLEADARQYGVVLPGLRLDDDDEWQGKIDALLADPVEFVSFTFGLPGQAEVNAIKRAGSTVVATVTGTAEAVLAADRGADVLVVQHGSAGGHSAAFLPAGSTSDSPGPATTAELLAAVRAVVGLPLVAAGGIMDSAGVAAVLAAGGTAAQLGTAFLRSDESGARQLHKDALAGQGFTETRMTRAFTGRQARALVNSFVRDHEDAPEGYPAIHHLTAPIRAAAAAAGDPEKLNLWAGTGWRQAAAGTVAAIMDGLLAAAAPS comes from the coding sequence ATGACAGGCGCCATCTTCGGGACACCAATTATCGCGGCACCCATGGCCGGGGGCACGTCGACACCCGGGTTCGTGCAGGCCGTGGACCGGGCCGGAGGACTGGGTTTCCTCGCCGCCGGGTACAAGACCGTGGAATCCATGCAAACCGACATGCGCGAGGTCCGCTCGGCAGGTGCCCGCTTCGGCATGAACCTCTTTGTCCCCGACCGCTCACAGCTGGATCCGCCGCCCCTCGTCAGGCAGCAGCTCGAGGATTACCGGCGGAGCCTCGAAGCGGACGCCCGCCAGTACGGGGTGGTTCTTCCCGGGCTCCGGCTTGACGACGATGACGAGTGGCAGGGCAAGATCGACGCCCTGCTGGCGGATCCGGTGGAGTTTGTCAGCTTCACTTTCGGGCTCCCGGGGCAGGCCGAAGTAAACGCGATCAAGCGCGCCGGCTCCACCGTGGTTGCCACGGTCACCGGCACGGCGGAAGCCGTGCTGGCGGCAGACCGGGGCGCAGACGTCCTCGTTGTCCAGCACGGCAGCGCGGGCGGCCACAGTGCAGCATTCCTGCCTGCGGGAAGCACCTCGGACTCCCCCGGCCCCGCGACGACCGCGGAACTGCTCGCCGCTGTGCGCGCCGTCGTCGGCCTTCCCCTGGTCGCGGCCGGCGGGATCATGGATTCGGCCGGCGTGGCCGCAGTATTGGCTGCGGGCGGAACGGCGGCGCAGCTGGGCACGGCATTTCTGCGCAGCGACGAAAGCGGCGCGCGCCAGCTCCACAAGGACGCACTCGCCGGCCAAGGCTTCACGGAGACCCGAATGACGCGGGCCTTCACCGGCAGGCAGGCGCGGGCACTGGTTAATTCCTTCGTCAGGGACCATGAAGATGCACCGGAAGGCTACCCGGCCATTCACCACCTCACCGCTCCGATCCGTGCGGCGGCGGCCGCGGCGGGCGATCCCGAGAAGCTGAATCTTTGGGCGGGAACGGGCTGGCGGCAGGCAGCCGCCGGCACTGTCGCCGCTATCATGGACGGCCTGCTCGCGGCGGCGGCTCCGTCCTGA
- a CDS encoding ArsR/SmtB family transcription factor: protein MDSSAEAASAAGAAQFPDGAPDAPFPVRRVDTASLKALAHPLRVQILEMLSRYGAQTACSLGELLNESSGSTSYHLRQLAKHDFVREVEGKGTARERWWERPRGAIQITSPELATSPATEEASRLVTREFEHSRQAVLADFMAHGSESLDAEWLHASLISTANARLTADQLARYTSALEAYGHRLLEDIRNEGEQEGARPVQVHLNAFPILGVPAAAGGRGRTAERGTHNRGTHYRGTHNSERTPKERPERTAP from the coding sequence ATGGATAGTTCAGCAGAGGCGGCATCAGCGGCAGGAGCGGCCCAGTTCCCGGATGGCGCCCCCGATGCACCCTTTCCGGTTCGCCGCGTAGATACGGCCTCGCTCAAGGCGCTCGCGCACCCGTTGCGGGTGCAGATCCTCGAGATGCTCTCCCGCTACGGGGCGCAGACGGCCTGCAGCCTGGGCGAGCTGCTTAACGAGTCCAGCGGATCCACGAGCTACCACCTCCGCCAGCTGGCGAAGCACGACTTTGTCAGGGAAGTGGAAGGCAAGGGCACGGCGCGGGAGCGATGGTGGGAGCGTCCCCGCGGGGCTATCCAGATTACGTCGCCCGAGCTGGCAACTTCTCCGGCCACGGAGGAGGCCTCGCGGCTGGTCACGCGGGAGTTTGAACACAGCAGGCAGGCCGTGCTGGCAGACTTCATGGCGCACGGCAGTGAAAGCCTCGATGCCGAATGGCTGCATGCGTCGCTGATCAGCACTGCCAATGCGCGGCTTACGGCGGACCAGCTGGCGAGGTACACCAGTGCGCTGGAGGCCTACGGCCATCGCCTGCTGGAGGACATCAGGAACGAAGGCGAGCAGGAAGGCGCCCGCCCGGTCCAGGTTCACCTCAATGCCTTCCCCATCCTCGGCGTTCCCGCCGCGGCAGGCGGCCGGGGCCGCACCGCGGAACGCGGAACGCACAACCGCGGAACGCACTACCGCGGAACGCACAATTCCGAACGCACACCCAAAGAACGTCCTGAAAGGACAGCGCCATGA
- the rsgA gene encoding ribosome small subunit-dependent GTPase A: MKTTSGHVLAAENSVTNQSAPAMAGPVHYGFTARTAALFTAHPVPGGESPGRVVRVDRNRVLIAGAAELRHLPYPVHGDIPATGDWVWLGVNTAGEPAVIAVLPRQSALSRKRAFEASSEAQVLGANVDVVGVVVPVDRPLTHNRLERTLVAAWDSGATPLVIITKADLADIADDVVGKVILQAAGVAVVTTSAEQGDGLDELLGHLPDGGTLVLLGPSGAGKSTLINALAGHHAQDTGPVRSGDGKGRHTTTARELVPLPGGAVLMDTPGVRGFGLFDADDGMGEMFGDLEGLFSRCRFADCAHDREPGCAVQAALADGTLEERRWESYRKLQRELAALNRRHDVAARRAYQREWHQKVVVAGKSQRAAERYGQEEAGDRTGGDGKRGKRKRR; this comes from the coding sequence TTGAAAACAACTTCAGGCCACGTGCTGGCCGCAGAAAATTCAGTAACCAACCAGTCAGCTCCGGCGATGGCCGGGCCCGTGCACTACGGCTTCACAGCACGGACGGCTGCACTGTTCACTGCCCACCCGGTCCCCGGCGGAGAGAGCCCCGGGCGGGTGGTCCGCGTCGACCGCAACAGGGTCCTGATCGCCGGGGCCGCGGAGCTCCGCCACCTGCCCTACCCGGTCCACGGCGACATCCCCGCCACCGGTGACTGGGTGTGGCTCGGCGTCAACACAGCAGGCGAGCCCGCCGTCATTGCGGTGTTGCCCCGCCAGTCGGCGCTCAGCCGCAAGCGGGCCTTCGAAGCGTCCTCGGAAGCCCAGGTGCTGGGCGCAAACGTCGACGTGGTGGGTGTCGTGGTCCCCGTGGACCGGCCGCTCACCCACAACCGGCTGGAGCGGACGCTGGTGGCCGCGTGGGACTCGGGGGCCACCCCGCTGGTGATCATCACCAAGGCGGACCTTGCCGATATCGCGGACGACGTCGTCGGGAAGGTCATCCTCCAGGCCGCCGGCGTCGCTGTGGTCACCACATCGGCGGAGCAGGGCGACGGCCTCGACGAACTGCTCGGACACCTGCCCGACGGCGGGACCCTCGTCCTGCTGGGACCCTCCGGTGCCGGGAAGTCCACGCTGATCAACGCCCTTGCCGGGCATCACGCCCAGGACACCGGTCCCGTCCGCTCCGGCGACGGCAAAGGCAGGCACACCACCACTGCCCGGGAGCTTGTTCCGCTGCCCGGCGGAGCTGTCCTGATGGACACCCCCGGCGTCCGCGGATTCGGGCTCTTCGACGCGGACGACGGGATGGGCGAGATGTTCGGCGATCTCGAGGGACTGTTCAGCCGGTGCCGCTTCGCTGACTGCGCGCACGACCGCGAACCCGGCTGCGCCGTCCAGGCGGCGCTCGCTGACGGAACCCTCGAGGAGCGCCGGTGGGAGAGCTACCGGAAGCTCCAGCGTGAGCTCGCGGCGCTCAACCGCCGGCACGATGTAGCAGCCCGTCGGGCCTACCAGCGGGAATGGCACCAGAAGGTTGTGGTGGCCGGCAAGAGCCAGCGTGCGGCCGAACGCTACGGGCAGGAGGAGGCCGGCGACCGCACCGGCGGCGACGGGAAACGGGGTAAGCGGAAGCGAAGGTGA
- a CDS encoding MFS transporter: MTVFSELRMRPATAGGWAWDASTTARLVMAGVVIFTLLVGANLATPLYPLIQANLGIGPFGITVAFSAYVLTLVSTLMLAGHWSDHIGRRAALLLAVVVGLAGGMVFANADSLAMLSAGRALQGVAVALATGASSAALRELLPARPDWASRFTLLASAGGVAAGPAIGGILSLLPGPTSTPYYLHSFVLIAMLVPLYLLKARPAITAVAGPQPLKVLRPRRPSVSREARGAFWLASAVGFLSFTVFGFCLSLAPGYFARIVDADSRPLIGVLAGLTLGASALSQLLAVRGRFVVPAGLSVLAVSVLLIAAAAAWSSPWLLIAASLAAGVGQGVSFRTVFNDVAAKVEASRHAQIISTVYVITYLGSALPVIGLGIATAAYGLQVAVAGFVVLCAIMAFALAGVTLAAALRKPA; this comes from the coding sequence ATGACTGTCTTCAGCGAACTCCGCATGCGTCCGGCCACCGCCGGCGGCTGGGCATGGGACGCTTCCACCACGGCGCGGCTGGTGATGGCCGGCGTGGTGATCTTCACGCTGCTGGTGGGCGCGAACCTCGCAACCCCGCTGTATCCGCTGATCCAGGCGAATCTTGGCATCGGGCCGTTCGGCATTACTGTGGCGTTCTCCGCCTACGTCCTGACGCTGGTGTCCACGCTCATGCTGGCCGGCCACTGGTCCGACCACATCGGCCGCCGGGCCGCGCTGCTCCTCGCCGTGGTGGTCGGACTGGCCGGGGGCATGGTCTTTGCCAACGCGGACAGCCTGGCGATGCTGTCCGCGGGCCGGGCCCTCCAGGGTGTCGCCGTCGCCCTGGCCACCGGCGCCAGTTCCGCGGCGCTGCGCGAATTGTTGCCGGCCCGCCCCGACTGGGCTTCCCGCTTCACCCTGCTGGCATCGGCCGGGGGAGTGGCTGCCGGTCCTGCCATCGGCGGAATCCTGTCCCTGCTGCCGGGTCCAACGTCCACGCCGTATTATCTCCACTCGTTCGTCCTCATCGCCATGCTGGTTCCGCTCTACCTGCTCAAGGCGCGGCCGGCCATTACCGCTGTTGCGGGCCCGCAGCCGCTGAAAGTGCTCAGGCCCCGCAGGCCGTCCGTCTCGCGCGAAGCCCGGGGCGCCTTCTGGCTGGCCTCCGCCGTGGGGTTCCTGAGCTTCACCGTCTTCGGTTTCTGCCTCTCGCTGGCTCCCGGCTACTTTGCCCGGATCGTCGACGCCGACTCCCGCCCGCTCATCGGCGTCCTTGCCGGTCTGACGCTCGGCGCATCCGCCCTCAGCCAGTTGCTGGCCGTCCGCGGGAGGTTTGTGGTGCCGGCCGGACTTTCCGTGCTGGCCGTATCGGTACTCTTGATTGCCGCTGCCGCCGCCTGGTCCAGCCCGTGGCTGCTCATTGCCGCGAGCCTGGCTGCCGGCGTGGGCCAGGGTGTGTCCTTCCGCACCGTGTTCAACGATGTGGCCGCAAAAGTCGAGGCGTCGCGTCATGCGCAGATCATCAGCACGGTCTACGTGATCACCTACCTCGGCAGCGCCCTTCCGGTGATCGGCCTGGGAATTGCGACGGCGGCGTATGGCCTGCAGGTGGCGGTCGCCGGATTCGTGGTCCTCTGCGCGATCATGGCGTTCGCTCTGGCGGGCGTCACGCTGGCAGCCGCGCTCCGCAAACCCGCCTGA
- a CDS encoding N-acetylglucosamine kinase, with translation MTNSDNLPATDSVPSTGRVHADRPDARPAAPPAATSGAVIGLDIGGTKTRGVRFEHGQAVADESVGSSNVQNVSREEAALHLAELFAKIGGGEIAQVYAGAGGIDTDEDAAALAALIAPHVPGAKITVVHDSRLLLAAGGASTGVAVIAGTGSAAWGKNARGEEARAGGWGYLLGDEGSGYWLGREAVRHSLRRMNQGLEPDELTTALLRSCNIDDPNKLIALFHSPETGRRYWAQQARLVVEAADAGHTPSQALVEQAGRDLAGLAAQALRKLGIQGPVILGSGLGMNVVRLQDSFKRSLAAEGVTDVRVLEQDPVFGVLQLVAEQE, from the coding sequence GTGACTAATTCTGACAACCTGCCGGCAACGGATTCTGTTCCTTCCACCGGCCGTGTCCACGCCGACCGGCCTGACGCCAGGCCCGCCGCACCGCCGGCTGCGACGTCCGGCGCGGTAATCGGACTGGATATCGGCGGCACCAAAACGCGCGGCGTCCGCTTCGAACACGGACAGGCGGTGGCTGACGAAAGCGTCGGCAGCTCCAATGTACAGAATGTCAGCCGGGAGGAGGCGGCACTTCACCTGGCTGAGCTCTTTGCGAAGATAGGCGGTGGGGAGATCGCCCAGGTGTACGCCGGTGCCGGGGGCATCGACACGGACGAGGACGCAGCTGCACTCGCGGCGCTGATAGCCCCCCATGTTCCCGGCGCGAAAATCACGGTGGTCCACGATTCCCGGTTGCTGCTGGCGGCCGGCGGCGCAAGCACGGGAGTTGCGGTCATTGCAGGGACCGGCTCCGCGGCGTGGGGCAAGAATGCCCGCGGCGAGGAGGCCCGGGCCGGCGGCTGGGGTTACCTGCTCGGTGACGAGGGCAGCGGTTACTGGCTTGGCCGCGAAGCTGTCCGGCACAGCCTTCGCCGCATGAACCAGGGCCTAGAACCCGACGAACTCACCACGGCACTCCTGCGGTCCTGCAACATCGATGATCCCAACAAGCTGATAGCGCTTTTCCACTCCCCGGAGACGGGGCGCCGCTACTGGGCCCAACAGGCCCGCCTTGTGGTGGAGGCGGCCGACGCAGGCCACACCCCCAGCCAGGCGCTTGTTGAGCAGGCAGGCAGGGACCTCGCAGGCCTGGCCGCGCAGGCGCTCAGGAAACTGGGAATCCAGGGGCCGGTGATCCTGGGCAGCGGCCTCGGCATGAATGTTGTGCGGCTGCAGGATTCCTTCAAGCGCAGCCTGGCCGCCGAAGGCGTGACGGATGTTCGTGTCCTGGAACAGGATCCCGTCTTCGGCGTCCTGCAACTGGTGGCCGAGCAGGAATAG
- a CDS encoding Lrp/AsnC family transcriptional regulator — protein sequence MSSGAKNIRLGSGTEPLDAIDERLLAALVDDARISNKQLAELVGIAPSTALMRTRALSERGIIQGFEAKLSLSAIGRSVQALIAVRLRAHDREQIDRFTSRVPRLPAVLSTFHTSGSVDYLLHIAVATTEDLRDWVLDNLATDPVVGHTETTLVFEHIQGNHGPLPD from the coding sequence GTGAGTAGCGGTGCGAAGAATATTCGGCTTGGCTCGGGAACTGAGCCGCTTGACGCCATCGACGAGAGGCTGCTGGCAGCCCTCGTGGACGACGCCCGGATCTCGAACAAGCAGCTGGCCGAGCTGGTGGGCATTGCCCCGTCCACTGCGCTCATGCGCACCCGGGCTTTATCCGAGCGCGGCATCATCCAGGGCTTCGAAGCAAAACTGAGCCTGTCCGCCATCGGGCGCTCCGTCCAGGCGCTCATCGCCGTCCGGCTCCGCGCCCACGACCGCGAACAGATCGACCGGTTCACATCCCGGGTACCGCGGCTCCCGGCCGTGCTGTCCACTTTCCACACGTCCGGTTCGGTGGACTACCTGCTGCACATTGCAGTCGCAACCACTGAAGACCTGCGGGACTGGGTCCTGGACAACCTGGCGACCGATCCCGTGGTGGGCCACACCGAGACCACACTGGTCTTCGAACACATCCAGGGCAACCACGGGCCGCTCCCCGACTGA
- a CDS encoding 2-nitropropane dioxygenase: protein MSTVFATGSAACSPYRRFTFVESAAARLGAALVRWAERRRVVLSDWAQQERAAALRREQLDVLRSDIMGAAHSGLYIWH, encoded by the coding sequence ATGAGCACAGTCTTCGCCACCGGTTCGGCTGCCTGCAGCCCTTACCGCCGGTTCACCTTCGTCGAGTCGGCTGCGGCCAGGCTGGGCGCCGCACTGGTCCGTTGGGCCGAACGCCGGCGGGTCGTCCTCTCCGACTGGGCACAGCAGGAACGCGCTGCGGCCCTCCGCCGGGAGCAGCTGGACGTGCTGCGGAGCGACATCATGGGCGCCGCGCATTCCGGACTCTACATCTGGCACTAG